One genomic segment of Flavobacteriaceae bacterium includes these proteins:
- the nqrE gene encoding NADH:ubiquinone reductase (Na(+)-transporting) subunit E, with protein MEHIELFFKSIFIDNMVFATFLGMCSYLAVSKKVSTAVGLGAAVIFVLAVTVPLNWLLDQYILKEGALIWLGPEYAEYDLSFLSFIMFIATIATMVQLVEIIVEKFSPSLYNSLGIFLPLIAVNCAILGGSLFMQSREIPTLGLALTYGVGSGIGWFLAILSIAAIREKIRYSSVPPALRGLGITFIITGLMAIGFMSFGGMLTGGEDEKGKETTKEVVISEPVQEEIKEEDKEKPIDEEPSIAENTKETE; from the coding sequence ATGGAACACATAGAATTATTTTTTAAGTCAATATTCATAGATAATATGGTCTTTGCTACTTTCTTAGGAATGTGTTCTTACCTTGCCGTATCAAAGAAAGTATCTACAGCTGTTGGTTTGGGAGCTGCCGTCATCTTCGTATTAGCAGTTACAGTACCCCTAAACTGGCTGTTAGATCAATATATTCTAAAAGAAGGAGCTCTTATATGGTTAGGCCCGGAATATGCGGAGTACGATTTAAGCTTCTTATCTTTCATTATGTTTATTGCAACCATTGCAACTATGGTACAACTGGTAGAGATCATTGTAGAGAAGTTTTCACCTTCTTTATACAATTCTTTGGGGATTTTTTTACCGTTGATTGCAGTAAACTGCGCCATTTTAGGAGGTTCGTTATTTATGCAGTCCAGGGAAATTCCGACTTTAGGGTTGGCTTTAACGTATGGAGTAGGTTCCGGAATCGGGTGGTTTTTGGCTATCTTGTCCATTGCAGCTATTCGCGAAAAAATTCGTTACTCAAGTGTACCTCCGGCTTTAAGAGGGTTGGGGATTACATTTATCATTACCGGATTAATGGCAATCGGTTTTATGAGTTTCGGAGGAATGCTGACAGGAGGGGAAGATGAAAAAGGAAAGGAAACAACTAAAGAAGTTGTTATTTCAGAACCTGTTCAGGAAGAAATAAAAGAAGAAGATAAAGAAAAACCTATCG
- a CDS encoding Na(+)-translocating NADH-quinone reductase subunit C — translation MTSKKTDSNVYTVLFAVGMVLVVGTLLAFLASYFKPTIDENKRIEKQQNILYAMGVNENEEGSVAFISKDMVGETFSKYITKQLVIQRDAVSEDDQAYLIDVKKQQTLAKEGKDRKFPLFIGEKDGKMFYIAPIRGKGLWDAIWGYIAMDEQMIVQGAYFDHKGETAGLGANIKLRFFMDDFTGEYLFNNGTFTGIEVSKSNNDPKNEDKTDNEVDAIAGATITGNGVSAMIKSELKNYVPYFENLKTNTN, via the coding sequence ATGACATCTAAAAAAACAGATAGTAATGTTTATACGGTGTTGTTTGCCGTAGGAATGGTTTTAGTTGTAGGAACCTTATTGGCTTTTTTAGCATCCTACTTTAAACCTACTATTGATGAGAATAAGCGTATAGAAAAGCAGCAAAATATCTTGTACGCTATGGGTGTAAATGAAAACGAAGAGGGGAGTGTTGCCTTTATTTCAAAAGATATGGTAGGCGAAACTTTTTCAAAATACATTACCAAACAACTGGTCATTCAAAGAGATGCTGTTTCCGAAGATGATCAAGCCTATTTAATCGATGTTAAGAAACAGCAGACACTGGCAAAGGAAGGCAAGGACAGAAAATTCCCTTTATTTATCGGAGAAAAAGATGGTAAAATGTTCTATATCGCTCCTATCAGAGGAAAAGGCCTCTGGGATGCCATATGGGGCTATATAGCAATGGATGAACAAATGATAGTACAAGGTGCTTATTTTGACCATAAAGGCGAAACGGCCGGATTGGGAGCCAATATAAAATTGCGCTTCTTTATGGATGATTTTACAGGAGAATATTTGTTTAACAACGGAACGTTTACGGGAATTGAGGTTTCCAAATCAAACAATGACCCGAAGAATGAAGACAAAACCGATAATGAAGTAGATGCCATTGCAGGTGCTACGATTACAGGGAACGGAGTTTCAGCGATGATTAAGTCTGAGTTGAAAAATTATGTGCCTTATTTTGAAAATTTAAAAACAAATACGAATTAA
- the apaG gene encoding Co2+/Mg2+ efflux protein ApaG — MVRKITKGIGVLVKTMYEGILLRNLNTYHNFSYYITIENKSADTVQLINRYWEIFDSLNVTEIVKGEGVVGQTPILKPQDVYTYKSGCILHSDIGTTKGFFTMTDIDSLETFAVTIPSSQLITPSALN, encoded by the coding sequence ATGGTTCGAAAAATAACAAAAGGAATTGGAGTTTTAGTAAAGACAATGTATGAGGGTATTTTGTTACGAAATTTAAATACGTATCACAATTTTAGTTATTATATCACCATAGAAAATAAGTCTGCAGATACCGTACAATTAATAAATAGGTATTGGGAAATATTTGATTCTTTAAATGTTACCGAAATAGTAAAAGGAGAAGGGGTCGTGGGGCAAACACCTATACTGAAACCACAAGATGTATACACCTACAAATCCGGATGCATTTTACATTCCGATATAGGTACTACGAAAGGATTCTTTACGATGACGGATATTGATTCTTTAGAAACCTTTGCCGTGACTATTCCCAGTTCTCAACTAATAACACCGTCAGCATTAAACTAA
- a CDS encoding Na(+)-translocating NADH-quinone reductase subunit A: protein MSKDIRTRKGLNIKLIGEAEHTTTHISTDGVFALKPEDFHGIIPKLIAKEGTTVKAGEALFHSKSDERILFSSPVSGKVTEIVRGAKRKILALKILADRKQKFKDFGKQDIDKMSAEEVKNHLFASGCWPFIKQRPYDVVANPNQAPKAIFISAYASAPLAADYDYTLVGKENELQAALTLVSKLTEGKVHVSVAKNSNSPFNGLKNIELHTISGPHPAGNVSTQIARIDPINKGEIVWVITPQDLVVIGELFLTGKFNLTRTVALSGSRFENPAYVTVVGGATISKIVKDNLKADNTRIISGNILSGTQVAKEGFLGYYDNQITAIPEGDDYEFFGWNKPVFNKISVSRALTFSWLNPKKKYDLNTNTNGEHRAFVITGSYENVFPLDIYPLQFLKACMYKDLDEMEKLGGYEVAPEDFALTEFICVSKQPHQKIVREGLDLMKQELG from the coding sequence ATGTCAAAAGACATTCGTACCAGAAAAGGCTTAAACATTAAGCTGATTGGCGAAGCAGAACACACCACTACACATATCTCTACAGACGGAGTATTTGCCTTAAAACCAGAAGACTTCCACGGAATCATCCCGAAACTTATCGCAAAAGAAGGAACAACTGTAAAAGCAGGCGAAGCTCTTTTTCATTCAAAAAGTGATGAACGTATTTTATTTTCCAGTCCTGTAAGCGGAAAAGTAACAGAGATTGTACGTGGAGCAAAACGCAAAATACTGGCATTAAAAATTCTTGCCGACAGAAAACAGAAGTTTAAAGATTTTGGCAAGCAAGATATAGATAAGATGTCTGCGGAAGAAGTAAAAAATCACTTGTTTGCTTCAGGCTGCTGGCCTTTTATAAAACAACGTCCGTATGATGTGGTTGCGAATCCGAACCAAGCACCCAAAGCAATTTTTATATCCGCATATGCCAGTGCACCGTTGGCAGCAGATTACGATTATACCTTAGTAGGAAAAGAGAATGAATTGCAAGCAGCATTGACTCTTGTTTCCAAACTAACGGAAGGAAAAGTACATGTTTCTGTTGCTAAAAATTCGAATTCGCCTTTTAACGGATTAAAAAATATTGAACTTCATACCATTTCCGGGCCACATCCTGCCGGAAATGTAAGTACTCAAATTGCGCGAATTGATCCGATAAACAAAGGAGAAATAGTTTGGGTGATAACCCCGCAAGACTTAGTAGTCATCGGAGAACTGTTTTTAACGGGGAAGTTTAATTTAACCCGAACCGTTGCATTATCGGGCTCCCGATTTGAAAACCCGGCTTATGTAACCGTTGTTGGCGGAGCTACGATTAGTAAGATTGTAAAAGACAACTTAAAAGCTGATAATACAAGAATCATCAGTGGAAATATTTTGTCTGGAACTCAAGTTGCCAAAGAAGGTTTTTTAGGATATTATGACAATCAGATTACTGCAATTCCGGAAGGAGATGATTATGAGTTTTTTGGATGGAATAAACCTGTTTTTAACAAAATATCTGTCTCCAGAGCACTTACTTTTTCCTGGCTGAATCCAAAGAAAAAATATGATCTAAACACAAATACAAATGGAGAGCACAGAGCTTTTGTAATAACGGGATCATACGAAAATGTATTCCCTTTGGACATATACCCGTTGCAATTTTTAAAAGCCTGTATGTACAAAGACTTAGATGAAATGGAAAAGTTGGGAGGATATGAGGTAGCTCCGGAGGATTTTGCATTGACAGAATTTATCTGTGTTTCAAAACAACCTCACCAAAAAATTGTGAGAGAAGGGTTGGATTTAATGAAACAAGAATTAGGCTAA
- a CDS encoding NADH:ubiquinone reductase (Na(+)-transporting) subunit B has translation MGLKSTLHNLKEKYKGTKMAPAFNAIHTFLYLPNEVTHGGTHIKAADDLKRTMNTVIMALIPCLLFGMFNAGYQHYAAIDAAKGIATEFSVMDSFLTWKNFWIGIIKVLPLVVVSYAVGLAVEFVFAVIKGHEVEEGYLVTGMLVPLIVPVDTPLWMLAVAVVFGVVIGKEVFGGTGMNILNPALTIRAFLFFAYPTWMTGDKVWVYDAVKRTGTPDAISGETILGSYAQNLTTTYDHWDMFFGFIPGSVGETSAFLILLGAAFLIFTKVGSWRIIIATFIGAAVMGMIFNLIVDAHIISDTSKFYRLMSTAWWEHLMIGGLAFGAVYMATDPVTASQTNKGKWIYGFLIGFFSIMIRVFNPAYPEGVFLAILLMNVFAPTIDHYVVQGNVKKRMKRLKVKNA, from the coding sequence ATGGGCTTAAAAAGTACCTTACATAATTTAAAAGAAAAATATAAAGGAACCAAAATGGCTCCTGCATTTAATGCCATTCATACGTTTTTGTATTTGCCAAATGAAGTAACACACGGCGGAACTCATATTAAAGCAGCGGATGATTTAAAACGTACGATGAATACCGTCATTATGGCATTGATTCCGTGCTTATTGTTCGGTATGTTTAATGCGGGATATCAACATTATGCGGCAATTGATGCGGCAAAAGGAATTGCTACGGAATTTTCCGTGATGGACAGTTTCCTGACCTGGAAAAACTTTTGGATCGGGATTATCAAAGTATTGCCGTTAGTAGTGGTTTCTTATGCGGTTGGTTTGGCCGTTGAATTTGTTTTTGCAGTCATCAAAGGACACGAAGTAGAAGAAGGGTATCTGGTAACAGGAATGTTGGTCCCTCTGATTGTTCCGGTAGACACCCCTTTATGGATGCTGGCCGTTGCTGTTGTATTTGGAGTAGTGATCGGAAAAGAAGTATTTGGCGGAACAGGAATGAACATCTTAAACCCTGCTCTGACGATCAGGGCTTTTTTATTTTTTGCATACCCGACATGGATGACCGGAGATAAAGTTTGGGTATATGATGCCGTAAAAAGAACCGGAACTCCCGATGCTATTTCCGGGGAGACGATTCTGGGAAGTTATGCGCAAAATTTAACAACAACATACGATCACTGGGATATGTTTTTTGGTTTTATCCCGGGTTCCGTAGGAGAAACCTCTGCATTTTTAATCTTACTAGGCGCAGCATTCCTGATTTTTACAAAGGTCGGAAGCTGGAGAATCATAATAGCTACTTTTATAGGAGCAGCAGTCATGGGAATGATTTTTAACCTTATTGTCGATGCCCATATTATTTCAGATACCAGTAAGTTTTACCGTTTGATGAGCACTGCCTGGTGGGAGCACCTGATGATTGGCGGACTGGCATTTGGAGCGGTCTATATGGCAACCGATCCGGTTACGGCATCACAAACGAATAAAGGAAAATGGATTTACGGATTTTTGATTGGCTTTTTCTCAATTATGATTCGTGTATTCAATCCGGCGTATCCGGAAGGAGTATTTCTAGCTATTCTGTTGATGAACGTATTTGCCCCGACAATTGACCATTACGTAGTACAAGGAAATGTAAAGAAAAGAATGAAGCGATTGAAGGTTAAAAATGCCTGA
- a CDS encoding DUF5103 domain-containing protein yields MKNYLLIYLILFINNPLFNQEHIISTIKSVELRPLAPNQFSSIVPLGTVLELSFDDLDADQKNYYYKVEHMSHDWKPSRLMSNQYIDGFQSNIILDVNNSFNTFQNYTHYAVKIPNRNTIITKSGNYLLSVLNEYDEVVFTRRFVLYEDAVIVGVATSRSRNVKTLNTEQTVQFTVNYSSLAINNPNQEIHVAVIQNQNWDSAITGLQPQFFRANQLIYRYINKSNFSGGNQYLNFDSKILRNKSINIVKIERKEVYHHYLLPFKKRRYPSYSYNPDINGQFVIRTLEGADNDTEADYAMMHFTFISEEIAAKDVYIFGGFNNFELTPENKMSYDEDMGVYFANILLKQGFYNYTYITKDNDETVYYGDIMGDFSVTENEYTVIVYFKQIGGLYDRVIGVGNSYFAGER; encoded by the coding sequence ATGAAAAATTATCTTCTTATTTATTTAATTCTCTTTATAAACAATCCTTTATTTAATCAAGAGCATATTATTTCAACGATTAAATCTGTTGAACTAAGGCCTTTGGCTCCTAATCAATTTTCATCAATTGTACCTTTAGGCACCGTATTGGAATTATCTTTTGACGATTTGGATGCCGATCAAAAAAATTACTATTATAAAGTTGAGCACATGAGTCATGATTGGAAACCGAGCAGGCTCATGTCAAATCAATACATAGACGGGTTTCAGTCTAATATTATATTGGATGTCAATAATTCATTTAACACTTTTCAGAATTATACGCATTATGCTGTTAAAATTCCAAACCGGAATACTATTATTACTAAAAGCGGCAACTATTTACTGTCTGTTTTAAACGAATATGACGAAGTTGTTTTTACCAGGAGGTTTGTACTCTATGAAGATGCTGTTATTGTGGGAGTAGCAACTTCCAGAAGCAGAAATGTAAAAACGCTAAACACAGAGCAAACAGTTCAATTTACTGTAAATTATTCGTCACTTGCTATTAACAATCCCAATCAGGAAATACATGTTGCAGTGATACAAAATCAAAATTGGGATTCAGCGATTACCGGTTTACAACCTCAATTTTTCAGAGCCAATCAGCTTATCTACAGGTACATCAACAAAAGTAATTTCAGTGGAGGAAACCAGTATTTGAATTTTGACAGTAAGATTCTCAGAAACAAAAGCATCAATATTGTAAAAATAGAAAGAAAAGAAGTGTATCATCATTATCTTTTGCCCTTTAAAAAGAGAAGATATCCTTCTTATTCGTACAATCCCGACATCAATGGTCAATTTGTGATCAGGACTTTAGAGGGAGCAGATAATGACACCGAAGCAGATTATGCCATGATGCATTTCACTTTTATATCCGAAGAAATTGCAGCTAAAGATGTATATATTTTTGGAGGCTTTAATAACTTTGAACTCACACCGGAAAATAAGATGAGCTATGATGAAGATATGGGCGTGTATTTTGCAAATATCTTATTAAAACAGGGGTTTTATAACTACACCTATATTACTAAAGATAATGATGAAACAGTTTATTACGGTGACATTATGGGTGATTTTTCTGTTACGGAAAATGAATATACTGTCATTGTATACTTTAAACAAATAGGGGGATTATATGATCGTGTAATAGGTGTGGGCAATTCCTATTTTGCAGGAGAGCGATAG
- a CDS encoding NADH:ubiquinone reductase (Na(+)-transporting) subunit D, producing MKLLSKKDAKLITDPFADNNPITIQVLGICSALAITAELEASIVMSVSVLFVMGVGNVVISLMRNIIPPKIRIIVQLIVVATLVIIVDLVLKAFAYELSKTLGAFIGLIITNCIIMGRFEAFALGNGPWKSFLDGIGNALGYGVILIIVGFFRELLGSGTLLGFPVLGDPIEKTGLYATGYENNGFMLLAPMALIVVGIIIWVQRSRNKALIEED from the coding sequence ATGAAACTTTTATCCAAAAAAGATGCAAAACTCATAACAGACCCATTTGCAGATAATAATCCGATTACCATTCAGGTATTGGGAATTTGTTCTGCATTGGCAATTACGGCAGAATTGGAAGCTTCCATTGTAATGTCTGTTTCCGTGCTGTTTGTAATGGGTGTTGGAAATGTTGTTATTTCTCTGATGAGAAATATCATTCCACCTAAAATTCGGATCATTGTACAGTTGATTGTAGTTGCAACATTGGTAATCATTGTAGATTTGGTACTAAAAGCTTTTGCTTATGAATTGAGTAAAACACTCGGAGCTTTTATCGGGTTGATTATCACCAACTGTATCATTATGGGGCGTTTTGAAGCATTTGCTTTGGGCAATGGTCCCTGGAAATCATTTCTTGACGGGATTGGAAACGCACTAGGATACGGAGTTATTCTGATTATTGTAGGATTCTTCAGAGAATTATTAGGATCAGGTACATTGTTGGGTTTTCCGGTTTTAGGAGATCCTATAGAAAAAACAGGATTGTATGCTACGGGTTATGAAAACAACGGATTCATGTTGCTGGCACCTATGGCATTGATTGTTGTTGGGATTATTATTTGGGTACAACGCAGTAGAAATAAAGCATTAATAGAAGAAGATTAA